A window of the Ignisphaera sp. genome harbors these coding sequences:
- a CDS encoding geranylgeranylglycerol-phosphate geranylgeranyltransferase has protein sequence MSRYSRILKSWFSLIRIGNAIALGYAAIVGYVLGIPRHIDALVTIKLFTVAFLIGSGSNAINDYYDRYIDQLNKPWRPIPSGLIDATTAYVVAIALLAIGVALSFSVSLLNTLIALVASILSYLYSQRLKKIILLGNIIVAFLTSLAIIYGGSASNITIHVCIASLYAFLLNIGREFLKGIEDVEGDKKYGVKTLATVLGSKNAFIISMSIFLSLIMLSFIPYFDSRFNYSIMYLIITVTGVDTIIVIALIKASSLNPKDALKATKLLKIAVFCGISVFFFEALRIIYGISI, from the coding sequence ATGTCGAGGTATTCGAGAATTCTGAAATCATGGTTCTCACTTATTAGAATAGGTAACGCGATCGCCTTAGGTTATGCCGCTATTGTCGGATATGTACTAGGTATTCCAAGACACATTGATGCTTTAGTAACGATCAAGCTTTTTACAGTAGCATTTCTTATTGGTAGCGGAAGCAATGCCATAAACGATTACTATGATAGATATATTGATCAGCTAAATAAACCCTGGAGACCTATACCTTCTGGATTAATAGATGCTACTACAGCATATGTCGTAGCTATAGCCCTTCTAGCTATAGGTGTAGCGCTCTCTTTCTCAGTGTCATTATTGAACACACTAATAGCGTTAGTTGCATCCATACTTTCTTACCTCTATTCACAAAGATTGAAAAAGATTATACTCTTAGGTAATATTATTGTGGCTTTCTTGACAAGTCTTGCAATAATCTATGGAGGGTCGGCATCAAACATCACAATTCATGTATGTATAGCTAGTCTGTATGCATTTCTATTAAACATTGGAAGAGAATTTCTCAAAGGAATAGAAGATGTAGAAGGTGATAAGAAATATGGGGTGAAAACCTTAGCTACAGTGCTAGGTTCAAAAAACGCGTTCATTATTTCTATGAGCATCTTTCTTAGCTTAATCATGTTAAGCTTTATACCATACTTCGATTCCAGATTTAATTACTCTATCATGTACTTGATCATTACCGTAACTGGAGTAGATACCATAATAGTAATAGCCCTGATAAAGGCTTCGTCGTTGAACCCTAAAGATGCGTTAAAAGCAACAAAACTACTCAAGATCGCTGTCTTCTGCGGAATATCTGTATTCTTTTTTGAGGCTTTAAGAATCATCTACGGTATATCAATCTAA
- a CDS encoding cob(I)yrinic acid a,c-diamide adenosyltransferase, whose translation MKIVHRGDNGYTDIIGARIPKDSYIIEFIGSVDELVSFLGIIRSTISENEALREIATKIKSIQLTLMKVAGIAAGDHRYSDLFSKYVEDVEKEIITFSKIVNVNHCFVVPGSSLESSLLHFARTLCRSVERRAVALLRNGLINRNIYVYLNRLSDLLYVYALYVDAIRGIDFERLD comes from the coding sequence TTGTTCATAGAGGAGACAACGGATATACAGACATCATAGGTGCTCGCATTCCTAAAGATTCATACATAATAGAATTCATAGGAAGTGTAGATGAGCTTGTATCCTTTCTCGGTATCATAAGATCTACTATAAGTGAAAACGAAGCCTTAAGAGAAATAGCAACAAAAATTAAGAGTATACAGTTAACTTTAATGAAGGTAGCAGGAATAGCAGCAGGAGATCATAGATATAGTGATCTCTTTAGTAAGTATGTTGAGGATGTCGAAAAAGAAATTATTACGTTTAGCAAAATAGTCAATGTTAATCATTGTTTTGTTGTGCCTGGAAGTAGTCTAGAGTCTTCATTGCTCCATTTTGCTAGAACTTTATGTAGATCTGTTGAGCGTAGAGCTGTTGCTTTATTGAGAAACGGTTTGATTAACAGGAACATCTATGTCTACTTAAATAGACTTTCCGATCTTTTGTATGTTTATGCATTGTATGTTGATGCGATTAGAGGAATAGATTTCGAACGTTTAGATTGA